A window of Coregonus clupeaformis isolate EN_2021a chromosome 28, ASM2061545v1, whole genome shotgun sequence contains these coding sequences:
- the LOC121543025 gene encoding pituitary tumor-transforming gene 1 protein-interacting protein-like has product MNKTESGIMSSMLVVVAVACVLVSRAGCQTTTPTPSIFCKAFSTCDSCIQNPKCLWCMTNGTCTDYPVSYILPPPAVCKLSQARWGVCWVNFEALIIAMAVLGGTILISITVCCCCCCCCKKRQSGPDRDEERFARRREEIRQRADERKVERKVRHDDIRKKYGLVPDSDHPYSKFENE; this is encoded by the exons ATGAATAAAACAGAGAGTGGAATCATGAGCTCAATGCTTGTTGTTGTGGCCGTTGCCTGTGTCCTCGTTAGCCGAGCAGGATGTCAGACTACTACGCCAACGCCATCGATTT TTTGCAAAGCGTTCTCAACTTGTGACTCATGCATTCAAAATCCAAAG TGCCTGTGGTGCATGACCAATGGCACGTGCACAGACTACCCAGTGAGCTACATTCTGCCTCCACCTGCAGTGTGTAAACTGTCACAGGCACGATGGGGAGTGTGTTGGG TGAACTTCGAGGCCCTGATCATTGCCATGGCAGTGTTAGGCGGGACCATCCTCATCAGCATCACagtctgttgttgctgctgctgttgctgcaaGAAACGTCAATCAGG GCCAGACAGAGATGAGGAGAGGTTtgccaggaggagagaggagatcagACAGCGTGCTGATGAACG GAAGGTGGAGAGGAAGGTGAGGCATGATGACATCCGCAAGAAGTATG GTCTTGTCCCTGACTCTGACCACCCATACAGCAAGTTTGAAAATGAGTAA